The Eleginops maclovinus isolate JMC-PN-2008 ecotype Puerto Natales chromosome 18, JC_Emac_rtc_rv5, whole genome shotgun sequence genome segment AGTATGCAAACATCATAGGCTTGTTAAAAGTATCCCATTCACTAACAACTTTTTTAATTGATGATTTTTGGTGCACATATTCCTCCATTTAAATAATCTGTATGTACAATATGGGAAAATAAACTCTCATAAATAGCTggctaatttaatatatttgtggATATGATATGATCCTGGCAGTGAACTCAATGCACTGTTACCCTATACATTACACTGTAGCAAATCTCATTTGGCACAGATAAATAATTAGGATTCCAGGTATGTTGGCTGggatttttaaatctttaatacCCTTTTGAAACCCAATCCTAGGCCCTTCTAAAAGTTGTgggttttgtgtatttttttgaaGTGCCATGAACAAATTGAAACGACACATTTTTTGTTCATCATCAATGAGCAGCACTGTTGCATACGTTTACTAAGTATATTAAGTACTTGCTCCATATTTATTAAGTATACCACCTTGCCGCAGCGACTTATAGGATGCGTTAGATTTATTTTGCATTGAGATAAGTATGTGGACTTGAGTTGACTGTCTGCACCAACTCAAATTacagatgaaaacatttttcaacaaaTTTGATTTTGTACAAAACTACAATTGCCTGCTGTTTTGGGGAAATGTTGAGACTGTACTTACTGTATATTTGTGACCAGTTTTTAAAGATATACATTTTCACCCCAATCAGCTTACATATTTGTAATACAGGCAGGGTAGGCTAACAAAGTAGTTTGTTTATCTCTTCtttgttgacaataagaaaaatgtggaataaCTGCAATCTTGCTCTATCAAGGTGGAGCTCAACAAGAAGTGAAGGAACCCTTATTGCTCAGTTTTCACTGAAAAAACAATCATGTACACATATTTTACAaacctctcttcctcttcaagGGCAAGCACAGCATTTATTGATTTGacttcatctttgtttttttctggaaagCTATCCTCTTTACTCTAGGTTAGGTAGCTGACACTTTATGGATGTTGTGAGCTACTCTCAGACTTTGCAAACTCATCAACACGTCTTGTTCCCTTGAGCTTACTTTTGCCTCTGATAGACTTTGTGCTGTTCATATGCTAAACATCTGCATAAGTAAGGGGGTCCGCCACTGTTCACCACACCACATACAATGTTGTATGTCATGGTGCTTCAGTGAGAACAAATGTATCTGAGTGGTTTTGGAGTGCAATTTGGCAATGGTCATGGCTGTACTTCATTATTGTTGCTTGGCATCAGCAGCACAAAGTGGGGTTTTGAACCTagattatttcagatttttaccTTAAAAAAATGGGTTCTACAGTTGTCCATGTTAGCTGTCAGTCCAGTGAGTTCCTGCGCTACTCAGCCCAACTTGGTACTGATAGGATGGATCCCGGATTGATATTGTACCCTGTGAGGGATAGGCTGAGAAATCTCTGTGAGGCCGGAGCGGTGACCCTGGCTTCTTGTGGTACAAAGGTGGATGCCCTGACCTATCTCTGGAACCCAaaacagctggagagcaggatgaagaggaggacgaaGGAGGTATAACGGGCAGACCTCGCTGAACCGTAGCTGGGTTGTAGACCCCCAAGTCAGAAGGTGGTCGAGACGCCATTGATGATGTTGGTTGTGGTACAACTGGTGTGACTGTGGCAGTATTGGTGAAGTGAGCTGTGAAGGGCTGGTAGGGCACACCCTCCATGCCATAACGAGGATAGGGCTGCATTGTCGCCCACATGTTGCAATTTATTGAAGAGGGGTTGGTCAGGTCATCTGTATCCCCTACCCCAGATCCAGACTCTGTTTCCATACTGCCGTACATACAAGCTTCTCTAGAGGTGATTGCCTCAGTGCAGTAAGGATGCGACAGTAAGGGCGACTCATAAGACGTTGCTGAACGAAAGTAATGCTCCTCTGAGACTGCAGATGATGTCTCCAGATATGGCCGCTTACATCCAAGCTCTAGGTGTCGGGCGTTATCTGCAAAGGGATATGATCAACAGCATAGTTTcttttaaaacaggaagttcTTAATGTGCACATCTGATTCTGTTCAATGGCTGAAAGAAAAGGGTCTAAGAACATACCTCTGTGTTTGAAGCAGTGATACAGAAGGCTGGGATCTCTGCTCTGAGGAAAGTGGTTCGAGATAGGATCTTGGGGGTCTGAGTTAGACAAAGGAACCCCAGTCTCATACTGATAAGAAGACAGTACTTGAGGGTGTCCTGTGAGAACTCCTGCTCCAAGCTTTCCTGCTAGGTGACTATGTGAGGAGATGAGCCTCTGTCGGACTATGTTCTTGGAAATCACTGGATATTCTTTCCTATACATAGCAGCAACAAAGGAACAAAGTAATCAATCTACCATGCTTGCATTACCACTCAACACAGTCTTTCAAGGAGGCaagctttgttttttacatCCATACACAAAGGCTTCTGAACAGCTGATGTTTACGAGAGACTTTCAGTGTGCTAAATGGTCCTACAGGATCAGTTTTACTTTACTGGTTCCTTTTTGTGTAAACATACCCTTGTAGTCTTGAGACGCGCAGATCTCCTTCTTCACTACCCCGGAATCCCTTGGCAAACGGATTGTTTTCTATCTTCAGCTGAGTGATCTAGAAACAAAtgattttattcagttttttataTTACCCTTTAAGGTAATGCACCTCTATACGCACTGTTATTGTTAAATGTGATCAATCTACACCTATAAACATTTACTAAACTTTCATATCTTGTTATAGTTGATCATGATATAGCttcatacagaaaaaagttttgtAATCCCTGGTCATCTGTATAAAAACAGGTAACACTAAGAAGTTTTACTTTTACATGTGTAAAACTAGGAATAATTCATCATTTTATGTTGATATCTTTTCTATGCAGTGTTTTAGTTGCTGTACCTTATGGTTTTGATAAGAGGTAACAGAGATGAAGGCTGTTTCATGAAAGACATGAGTACAGTAGGCAGTGTTCTTAGATCCAAAGGCGTTGTTTTCATCGGCCTTAACTATGTGTAGTCTGGGCTGATACTTGTGCATAGAGTTCAGGATGATCTAGGAGGATGAAGAGAATAtaagacatttcattttcaacttCTGACAGCAGCGGTCTATGAAAATCCACTATAGTCttgtacactttatttttacCACTCTCACCAAAGTATCCATGTTAACCACCCGTGCAACATTCCAAATATCATGCCAAAGGTACAAaatatttatgcttttatttgatattattgtGAGGCCAGAGGTTAGCTTGATAGGATAAATTGCCTTTTAACAACTGTTGGCTTACATGCATGTTATACCATGCCTTTTACCACCCATTCCCTGTTTAGTTCCTCATTGGAATTGAGCCTTTCAAGTGCAGCATTGTTGCCTTAGATAACATGCATTTTCTTATCCCAGTCATTCTTGATCTGGAACCTAAATATAATGAACTGCTAAAGCAGGTAGCATTCAATGAGCTTGCTTTTTTAGGTTGTTTGGGTTGCTGCAGGTCAGCTCACTAGCACCAGCCTGTTCACCGCAGCCGAGTGCTAAGCCAAGCCAAGCGTTAGCAACAGTAGTGCAGGGTCATCACTAGTCCAGCTCTGTCAGTGGTGATAACCATCAAGCTCTGGACTTTGGTTCCCCTCATTTGCCAGACATTCTCCTAAGGAGACTTCTCCTTTAGGGGGC includes the following:
- the tbx4 gene encoding T-box transcription factor TBX4 isoform X1, whose translation is MLQEKLSAVTDECMRVQTEGDRDPLTDQSRLALSTAPNIPSSSEPDQNIENIKVVLHERELWKKFHEAGTEMIITKAGRRMFPSYKVKVSGMNPKTKYILLIDVVPADDHRYKFCDNKWMVAGKAEPAMPGRLYVHPDSPATGAHWMRQLVSFQKLKLTNNHLDPFGHIILNSMHKYQPRLHIVKADENNAFGSKNTAYCTHVFHETAFISVTSYQNHKITQLKIENNPFAKGFRGSEEGDLRVSRLQGKEYPVISKNIVRQRLISSHSHLAGKLGAGVLTGHPQVLSSYQYETGVPLSNSDPQDPISNHFPQSRDPSLLYHCFKHRDNARHLELGCKRPYLETSSAVSEEHYFRSATSYESPLLSHPYCTEAITSREACMYGSMETESGSGVGDTDDLTNPSSINCNMWATMQPYPRYGMEGVPYQPFTAHFTNTATVTPVVPQPTSSMASRPPSDLGVYNPATVQRGLPVIPPSSSSSSCSPAVLGSRDRSGHPPLYHKKPGSPLRPHRDFSAYPSQGTISIRDPSYQYQVGLSSAGTHWTDS
- the tbx4 gene encoding T-box transcription factor TBX4 isoform X2, which produces MIITKAGRRMFPSYKVKVSGMNPKTKYILLIDVVPADDHRYKFCDNKWMVAGKAEPAMPGRLYVHPDSPATGAHWMRQLVSFQKLKLTNNHLDPFGHIILNSMHKYQPRLHIVKADENNAFGSKNTAYCTHVFHETAFISVTSYQNHKITQLKIENNPFAKGFRGSEEGDLRVSRLQGKEYPVISKNIVRQRLISSHSHLAGKLGAGVLTGHPQVLSSYQYETGVPLSNSDPQDPISNHFPQSRDPSLLYHCFKHRDNARHLELGCKRPYLETSSAVSEEHYFRSATSYESPLLSHPYCTEAITSREACMYGSMETESGSGVGDTDDLTNPSSINCNMWATMQPYPRYGMEGVPYQPFTAHFTNTATVTPVVPQPTSSMASRPPSDLGVYNPATVQRGLPVIPPSSSSSSCSPAVLGSRDRSGHPPLYHKKPGSPLRPHRDFSAYPSQGTISIRDPSYQYQVGLSSAGTHWTDS